From Lolium perenne isolate Kyuss_39 chromosome 5, Kyuss_2.0, whole genome shotgun sequence, a single genomic window includes:
- the LOC127303426 gene encoding DNA replication licensing factor MCM3 homolog 1-like has protein sequence MDVNEEAMAVNKRAFLDFLDQDVGKGLTIGMEDLHNHNLELARRYLFNPRDFMQPASDAVTEVARNLDPKFLKEGERVMVGFTGPFGFHRVTPRDLMSSFIGTMVCVEGIVTKCDGTPFLLASIWSHVVQFM, from the exons ATGGACGTCAACGAGGAGGCCATGGCGGTGAACAAGCGCGCCTTCCTCGACTTCCTCGACCAAGAC GTCGGCAAGGGGCTCACCATCGGCATGGAAGACCTCCACAACCACAACCTCGAGCTCGCCCGCAGGTACCTTTTCAAC CCCAGGGACTTCATGCAGCCGGCATCGGACGCGGTCACGGAGGTGGCCAGGAACCTGGACCCCAAGTTCCTCAAGGAAGGCGAGCGCGTGATGGTCGGCTTCACCGGCCCCTTTGGATTCCATAGGGTCACGCCCAGGGACCTCATGTCCTCCTTCATCGGGACCATGGTCTGCGTCGAGGGCATCGTCACCAAATGTGATGGGACCCCCTTTCTCTTGGCCAGTATCTGGTCTCATGTCGTTCAATTTATGTGA